From the Pseudomonas sp. VD-NE ins genome, the window GACGCTGTCGCGAAACAATTCGTGGTCGGAGCTGAACAAGGTTCTGGGGATCATGCGACACCTTTCTTTGTTGTTGGAGGGAGATGACCTTCAGAGACTAAGCCTCCCCTCTGACACAGGACACTGGACACATCCGACAAAAAATAAGACGATCCAGCCGTCTGGTGACCACTTTCCCTTATAAAAACAAAACAAAAGTTGAATTATGTCCAAGCAAGTCTCCACGCCCTTGCGGCGCGTCAGCATCCTGGCAATCGACCGGGTTTTCGCTTCCACTCTCATGCAAGCCAAGGATTTCTTCCATCTGGCCAGCCTGCGTTATGGCAAACAACTGGGCCACGGCCTGACACCGGCGTTCGAAACACGCCTGGTCAGCCCCGACGGCAAACCGGTGAACAGCTTCAGTGACGTCGTGATGCCGGTCGACGGTGGCCTGGAAACCGCCGATGTCATTATCCTCCCGGCGTTCTGGGACGATTTCGACACGCTGTGCAGCCGATATCCGCAGGTCTTGCCATGGCTGCGCGAACAGCACGCGCGTGGCGCGGTGTTGTGCGGCGAAGCCACCGGCGTGTTCTGGCTGGCTGAGGCCGGCCTGCTCAACGGCAAGGAAGCGACCACCTACTGGCGCTTCTTCAATGCCTTCGCCGAGCGGTTTCCCAAGGTCTATCTCAATCAGGACAAGCACCTGACCGATGCCGACAACCTGTACTGCGCCGGCGGCACCACCTCCGCCTGCGACCTTTACATCTACTTGATCGAGCGTTTCTGTGGGGCCAACGTCGCGCAAGCCGTCGCCCGCGACATTCTCTACGAAGTGCAGCGCAGCTATGCGCCCGGACGCATCGGTTTCGGTGGGCAGAAGCTGCACCAGGACGTGATCATCCTGCAGATCCAGCACTGGCTCGAAGAGCATTTCGCCGACAAGTTCCGCTTCGAAGACGTGGCCCGCGAGCATGGCATGAGCATCCGCAACTTCATGCGGCGCTTCCAGACCGCCACCGGTGACAAGCCGCTGCATTACTTGCAACGGCTGCGCATCGAGACCGCCAAGGGCTTGCTGTCCGGCAGCCGCAAGAGCATCAAGACCATCAGTTATGAGGTCGGTTACGACGACGCGAGCTTCTTTGCGCGGCTGTTCCGTCAGCATACTGAGCTGTCGCCGAACCAGTATCGGCAGCAGTTTCAGCAGGCGGCGTAGCCCCCCGAAGCAAATACAAAACCTGTGGGAGCTGGCTTGCCAGCGATAGCGGTTTGTCAGTGAAATAAATATCACCTGACACGACGCCATCGCTGGCAAGCCAGCTCCCACAGGGATCGCAGTGCGCTCGAATTTTTCTTCAGCGCATAAAAAAGGGCCTGCAATTGCAGGCCCTTTTTTGTTTCGAGTGTCTCGTCCTGAATAAGGTTTACACCTTCTGACCCACTCTCAGGAGGGAGTAATGAATTCAGGAAAGAGGCGCAGTCAGCGTGATTACACGCGGACCTTTAAATTGTCGGTCGTCGATCAGGTCGAAAAAGGCGAGTTGAGTTATAAAGAGGCTCAAGAGCGCTATGGCATTCAGGGTAAATCGACCGTACTGAACTGGTTACGCAGGCATGGTCGGCAGGACTGGAGTCAAGGCGCGTCCATTCGCTCCAAGAGACCCCGTTCCATGGATGAGCCCGATAAACCACTGACACCCGAACAGCGAATCAAAGAGCTTGAAGAAAAGCTGGCCCAAGCCAACCAGAAAGCTCAGTTTTTCGAAGCTGTCGTTGATGTTTTAAAGAACGACTTCGGTGTTTCTGTCGTAAAAAAGCGATCCGGCAAGTCCTCTCCCAAGGGCAGATCCAAGACCTGAGCATTAGTCGGGCTTGCCAGTTCATGGGGATTTCCCGTCAGGCTTATTACAAGCGCAACCGGGCGTGTGATGCCCGGGCTCGTCATGCCCAGGAAGTGATGGGATTCGTGAGGGAGAAACGACTTAGGCAACCGCGCCTTGGCACCCGAAAACTTCACAATCTGATGCACACTGAGCCAGAAGTGTCCGTAAAGGTCGGTCGAGACCGGTTATTCGATATCTTGCGAGATCGGCGCGAGCTGGTTCCCCGCAGACGGGCCTATCACAAAACGACAGATAGCCATCATCGCTTTCGCCGGCATC encodes:
- a CDS encoding IS3 family transposase (programmed frameshift); translated protein: MNSGKRRSQRDYTRTFKLSVVDQVEKGELSYKEAQERYGIQGKSTVLNWLRRHGRQDWSQGASIRSKRPRSMDEPDKPLTPEQRIKELEEKLAQANQKAQFFEAVVDVLKNDFGVSVGKKAIRQVLSQGQIQDLSISRACQFMGISRQAYYKRNRACDARARHAQEVMGFVREKRLRQPRLGTRKLHNLMHTEPEVSVKVGRDRLFDILRDRRELVPRRRAYHKTTDSHHRFRRHPNLLKDGPIQVVAKAPEQVWVADITYLPTQTGVAYLSLITDAYSRKIVGHHVHESLHTESVIQAFNKALKQRTTKQCLVHHSDRGVQYCSELYQRLHAKYGITCSMTDGYDCYQNALAERVNGILKNELLLHRPKNFAEAIRMVDESVQIYNNERPHLSLKYKTPDAVHRAF
- a CDS encoding GlxA family transcriptional regulator, which produces MASLRYGKQLGHGLTPAFETRLVSPDGKPVNSFSDVVMPVDGGLETADVIILPAFWDDFDTLCSRYPQVLPWLREQHARGAVLCGEATGVFWLAEAGLLNGKEATTYWRFFNAFAERFPKVYLNQDKHLTDADNLYCAGGTTSACDLYIYLIERFCGANVAQAVARDILYEVQRSYAPGRIGFGGQKLHQDVIILQIQHWLEEHFADKFRFEDVAREHGMSIRNFMRRFQTATGDKPLHYLQRLRIETAKGLLSGSRKSIKTISYEVGYDDASFFARLFRQHTELSPNQYRQQFQQAA